Proteins found in one Promicromonospora sukumoe genomic segment:
- a CDS encoding ABC-F family ATP-binding cassette domain-containing protein, which produces MHLVAQDLGFAYPGRPVMDGVSFSVSPGTRLGVVGENGSGKSTLLHLLAGDLQPKSGEVRRQGSVALVEQELHPEPGQTIGDLVAGTLDGLRTAAAELEAAAAAFDHGSGDLAVLERTLSLAEHLAVWDADRRVEVALTRLGAPRDPARRLDQLSVGERFRVRLACRLAERADLLLLDEPTNHLDDSAIEFLTGELVAWRGGVVLVTHDRELLDDVATAILDLDPSWDGKPVLYGQPGYLAYRFAKTQALHRWRQRYRAERKRAAALAERLDESYEGLSDEWRPGKGSQKHRRATRARIHVKAADRLVQKLEAEAIEVPAPPVELGFPDLPAMSPGWDPSNPVVEVRSPRVGLPADDGGSDGRIADDGAARLDLPGTRVAIPPSGRLLVVGPNGTGKSTLLAALAGTLELDRGSRTVAPGARIGVVGQESEPITGKARLKTGFETYADEALRLLASNELDPDHVVPVAGLGLLSEEDLDRPLAELSAGQRRRFELARALLHAPHLLLLDEPTNHLSIDLVDELTRALQVTPCAVVVATHDRRMRADLEDWPVLDLTSTT; this is translated from the coding sequence ATGCACCTCGTCGCCCAGGACCTCGGTTTCGCCTACCCCGGGCGGCCCGTCATGGACGGGGTCTCGTTCTCCGTGTCGCCGGGTACGCGGCTCGGCGTCGTCGGCGAGAACGGGTCCGGCAAGTCCACCCTGCTGCACCTCCTGGCCGGCGACCTGCAGCCGAAGTCGGGCGAGGTGCGCCGGCAGGGCAGCGTGGCGCTCGTCGAGCAGGAGCTGCACCCCGAGCCGGGCCAGACCATCGGCGACCTCGTCGCCGGGACGCTCGACGGCCTGCGCACCGCGGCCGCCGAGCTGGAGGCCGCCGCCGCGGCGTTCGACCACGGTTCCGGCGACCTGGCGGTGCTGGAGCGGACCCTGTCGCTCGCCGAGCACCTCGCGGTCTGGGACGCCGACCGCCGCGTCGAGGTGGCGCTCACCCGCCTGGGCGCCCCGCGCGACCCCGCCCGCCGGCTGGACCAGCTCAGCGTGGGCGAGCGGTTCCGGGTCCGGCTGGCCTGCCGCCTCGCCGAGCGCGCCGACCTGCTGCTGCTCGACGAGCCCACCAACCACCTCGACGACTCCGCGATCGAGTTCCTCACGGGCGAGCTCGTCGCGTGGCGCGGCGGCGTCGTGCTCGTGACCCACGACCGCGAGCTGCTCGACGACGTCGCCACCGCGATCCTCGACCTCGACCCGTCCTGGGACGGCAAGCCCGTGCTCTACGGGCAGCCGGGCTACCTGGCCTACCGGTTCGCCAAGACCCAGGCGCTGCACCGGTGGCGCCAGCGCTACCGGGCCGAGCGCAAGCGGGCCGCGGCCCTGGCCGAACGGCTCGACGAGTCCTACGAGGGCCTGTCCGACGAGTGGCGCCCGGGCAAGGGCTCGCAGAAGCACCGCCGCGCCACCCGCGCCCGCATCCACGTCAAGGCCGCCGATCGGCTGGTCCAGAAGCTGGAGGCCGAGGCCATCGAGGTGCCCGCGCCGCCGGTCGAGCTGGGCTTCCCCGACCTGCCCGCCATGTCACCGGGCTGGGACCCCAGCAACCCCGTCGTGGAGGTCCGCTCGCCGCGCGTCGGGCTCCCGGCGGACGACGGCGGTTCGGACGGCCGCATCGCGGACGACGGCGCCGCCCGGCTCGACCTGCCCGGCACGCGGGTCGCGATCCCGCCGTCGGGCCGGCTGCTCGTGGTGGGCCCGAACGGGACCGGCAAGTCGACGCTGCTCGCGGCGCTCGCCGGCACCCTGGAGCTGGACCGGGGGAGCCGCACGGTCGCGCCGGGCGCGCGCATCGGCGTCGTCGGCCAGGAGAGCGAACCGATCACCGGCAAGGCGCGCCTGAAGACCGGGTTCGAGACGTACGCCGACGAGGCGCTCCGGCTGCTCGCGTCCAACGAGCTGGACCCCGACCACGTGGTGCCCGTCGCGGGCCTGGGCCTGCTCAGCGAGGAGGACCTGGACCGGCCGCTGGCCGAGCTGTCCGCGGGTCAGCGCCGCCGGTTCGAGCTGGCGCGGGCGCTGCTGCACGCCCCGCACCTGCTGCTCCTCGACGAGCCGACCAACCACCTGTCGATCGACCTCGTGGACGAGCTGACCCGCGCCCTCCAGGTCACGCCCTGCGCCGTCGTCGTGGCGACGCACGACCGCCGCATGCGCGCGGACCTGGAGGACTGGCCGGTCCTGGACCTGACGTCGACGACCTGA